AATACAgtcagtgatggagggagattctGTTACTCTAAACATTGATTTTACTGAAATAGATGACATGGTGGACGACATAGTGTGGACAATTGGAGATGAAAAGAGTTGTATAGCTAAACATAACAAAAAGAAGCAAACTATTTCCATatatgatgatgttcttgacgggagattcagagacagactgaagctggacaatcaaactggatctctgaccatcatgaacatctCAACTCTACACGCTGGAGTTTATAAAGTAGATCTTAGTGGACGTCAACTGacatcaaaaacattcaatgtTTCTGTCTATGGTGAGTAGACTgtctattatttgttttgttatctattatcttgttttaatatatgatgtattttgtcaaatatggtcttgttttatgaattatttgcatactaatcattttataaattgcTATATCACACTCACTCAATCAAACCATTGAACCAATAATAAGATTTacttatatttcagtttattctgTCATGTTTTCAGCTCGTCTGCCTGTTCCTGTCATCAGCAGGAACTCTTCACAAtgttcatcatcttcatcctcatcatcgTCTTGTTCACTGCTGTGTTCGGCGGTGAACgtgggtcatgtgactctctcctggtacaaaggaaacagtttattgtccagcatcagtgtgtctgatctcagcatcagtctctctctacctctggaggtggaacatcaggataaaaacacctacagctgtgtgatcaacaaccccatcagaaaccagactcaACACATCAACGTTACTCAGCTCTGTCAGCCATGTCCAGGTAAAGCAGCGGTTTTATGATCTCTGTATGTTGTTGTAAATCAGACCGACGCATTTACTTCCAGCTTTATTCTTACAGCACTGGACTCGCATTCTCCTTCACAAGACGACTCACTTCCAATACTGTTGATCTCTGCTGGATCTCTGTTCGTTTTAGCACTAATTACAATCTCCTGCATCTACAGCAAACGTAAAAGAGCCGATCAAGAAGGCAAGTGTTTCCTACTGCTTTTAAAGCACTCTAATGTTGATAGCCCATGAAATCTTGTCTGAGGATTCAGTGTTCAGATGAACATTTGGGAATGACAGTGTTGTGATTCgttgagtttaaataaatatgaaaaagtcaAGAATGTTGCTATAATTACTGCGTAGAGCCGAGACAAAttcataaatgcaattaatacatttcttgtGATTTAATTGTGGCATAGCAAAATGCTTGCCTtgatatattttgtgttatttctatCCCTTTAAACAGTTCAGACTTGTATTGAAGAAATAACGTATGCAGAgacaacattcttcaaaagaaAATCACGCAGATTGGTAAGAAAGTTTAATGTCTGTGTTTGTGGCTGTATAGTGACCTGGCCAACACTTTAATCAGATCAGATATTTACAGGCACTTTCAAATacaacacaaaatgtaaaaatatgcatatacactTTAAGAAACGCTCAATTTAAAAGTAAGCATCGGTTAAGGACACTTAATAAGAAGTAGGTATCATTATGTAATCAATGACTACTCTTTAGTCagtaaacaaagtaaaaaatataagctAAAGAAAATGAGACGAGGTTCGTGCTGTCAGTGATGCTACCCTGCTACATATTAGCATGCTTATGCATGAGTTTATTTTGGCAGAAAACAAACAGTTACAGCTAATTCAGGCACcggatctgttttttttcccgtcTACTTAACACGGGGCTTTACAACTGATTggtagtttaaacatttgtcagtttctgttgttgatgtttttggcATAATGTCAAAATGTCACCCTATTTACCCCAAAAAAAGAGTTCTTATTTGTACCATTAGATGAATGATAGGTATTGTGCAACTCTATTACCTGAGttcaatatttgattttaaagaaaatgtgttaACCCTTAAAAGGCAAACCATTTTAGCGcaattttgcatgctttttgcAGAAAATCGGAGAGGAGACTCATGTGGACTATGCATCTGTCGTCATATGATTAAACAAAGACGTTTTCATCGGTTCAACTCTTTAGACACCCTCAGATGGTAGAGCTCTCAAGCTGGTACGAATCAAAAAACAACCGCCGCAGCACATTTACATGAACGACGAATAAGAATCATACAAGCTAGCTTTGAAAGCTTTCTGCTAATCACTCTCCAAAGCCATGCTTCTTGTCTCTTGTCTCTTGACACAGCGACTACTATCGGGACGCGAAAAGACTTTTCGGGACGTGGAAAGACCCGACAGACCAGTTTTGAGCTTCTGCGCTTTTTGAAGCTTGGAAATGTTGATTATTGACTCTGAAAATGGAGGGGAGTGCAAATGACACGAGTGTGAACGCAATGAGCTCTTAGAATGAATCGAGGACACCATAAATGTAAAACGTTGATCAAAACGAGTCGAGAGTGGTTTGGCAGGCTAACATCTTCTGCGTGAGAATGTGCCTACTGCTGAATTTGTGTTTGATGTCTGTTCATGAGTTTCTCTGCACGTGTCTGAGGTGTCAGCAGCGCGTCTGTGTTTAATGCATGTGGTTGAAGggtgtttttccatttctgcCCATAATTTTGACAGTTTGACACAGTTTTGGTTTGTACACAAAAAAGGGactaaaaaatgtgtttgtgaaatataaacatgttcAAGGACATATGTCTCATACCTCATTAAAAATGGTCTTATAAACTCATGCTGTGACTAGTTTCAAGAGTTCTGacaataaaaatgctttatgaataaatacgatgtgtgtacatttatagTACCATGCCTTTAGTTTTTTATAAGTGTAACTTTAAGCAGTGTTGCTAAAAACTgtactaaatgcatttaaatgtatccAAATAGTTTCATGagttacattaatatttatttaattcttaagTGTCTAAACCATAAACTgacagtgtaaaaaaatatctaataatattttgaacatttcaatccatcaaatttaaaatgactttttagacgcatacaataaacaaaacaataataataaactcacATATTCCAATTTTTATGAGccagtttgttttaatgtgacttattacagaaaaacacaatacaacaaAGTCACATATAACCCCAAAttgtataaaacataaaaaatccacaattcaataaataaattgcgAATATAACAACTgcttctaatttttttttttttaacaaatatgtatatagaaaaattgcataaaaaataaattttacaaaaattattaatcatttaaaacccACAGCTGTGTTCTCAGCTGTATGGATGATCTTAATGGCAGCTTGCTTGGTAAGATGCAGCATAATTCAAAAAAACACGGTACATGAACAACATTGTCAACAATGTCAACTAACAACATTTGCAGCATCATTTTCCGCCATCTCTGCTTCTGCAGCTGTGCGCCCATGTGGGCTACACATAAATGTAAACAGACAATACCaactaaataacaaaataactggTAGGCCAAGGTCCTACAGTGTAGTTCTTGTCACAGTGCGACAACTTCAATATGATACTGTCTTCAATATGATACTGTCTTCTGAGGAGAGTTACAGTCTGTTAgggcatagataagatccctgaAGTTGCAAAGACGTTCTCACAAGGCAGCTACTCTTTATAACCTTCACTTCTCTACATTCTCCTAAAACGGCTCGTTTAATcacgcccccacttctctacaCCACAGAAtgagtttattttcataacacgCACCAGTcgcttgaggtattcggccaatcacagtgcactggatagctggccaatcagagcacagctTACTTTTTAGATCAATGAGAATTGAACAAAATCAATGCAAAATTGTTGAGTATGTGGTAAATAAACACCTTGCATTACACTTCAATATCACCTTTTAAGGCATACAATGTGAATTGTATCCAAGCTATATTTGTTATTGTAAACGTAAATCGACCTGGTGcacatttttagtattatttcagGTCGCGAATCGCATTTTTTGGAAgacaaagtatttaaatatgattacaaAGCACCATACACATTTCAAACGGAATAAAAAATAACTCGAATGGAGtaataaaagcaaatcaaaaaaatatatataaccaaTGACAAATAGaacaactttttttacattacttgcCGATTTAAAAACTGACGTCTCTGATGTGCGTGTGCCATCAAGGTAGTAAACAATGTATGAGTACTGAGTTCTAGATTGTGGTAGAACACTTTAGACAGGTTGTTGCTGATTTTAGAGTGAAGGGTTCAGAGAAACTACGGACAGGTGAGATCTAACTAGGGTTAGAGCTGCTTATCACTTTTGACCAACAGGTGGCGctgtaatgaaataatattagtatttcCTTTGTGAGAGGACAATAGCAATAGAACTCAGGCACAGAGTCTGTTGTCATTTCGTCAACGCTTTTCACAGATATAGTAGTGGTGCCgtataaaaagtatttcttCTATCCACGACGATAAACGAACGCAAACAAAAGCTATTAATCATCTTTTTGAGTACAATGAGGAACAGTGGTAAAAACACTTCAAGTTTAACAAGGACACGTCAATGTGTTTGTAAAATAGAGCATTTcaatagcaaaaatataaaatacaaaaaaaaaatgcaaaccttACAATTTTGGAATTTTGGAAAGAATGATTCCTTggttcaaaagtaaaaaagaattaaatctCACTGGCAGCCTCGGGCTCGATCTCAATGTGATTAGTAATGTTCTCTCGAGCATCGGTGTGATTAAAAGAGCTCTCTTTACAATCATCCATCAGTGGACTGTCGTTATGATCAGGTGACAAATCATGAACACCATTCACCTGTAAGAAAACAGATCGACAGAAGGTAAGGTGACTAATGATTTGACTAatgatttgcttaaaaaaaaatacacaaggaacgtaagtgcttatttttatgtttgcagaACACATGATGTTCTTTTCCTAAATTGAACTGataaactacattaaaactGTCATCTTCtggttttacagtaaaatacagttgTTGCCAAAAATATTGCCGCCCTTGAATAAAACCTGCACCGAAGCTATCAATAAGTGTAATGGTTTCTGAAACAAACTACATAAATCACACAAACATGTTGCCAGCTTACAGATCTGAATCTTCTTCTAGGGAAACCGATTCAGTGTTCATAGTATCTTACCTGAGAACTGTCCTTCATCTTAGTATCTGTTTAAACAACAACGACAAACTCAATTAAACACGTATTACTATTACAtatctatttaataaatacacctTAAATCAGCAGTATATGTAACAcagatgtattatttatatttgaaggATGAACAGCAGAAAGTACAGTAGTAAGTGTAATGTATGAAAACCAATGACTTCAACCGAAGAGGAAACAGATTATAATAACTACAAAGTAATTAAAGTGTTGATGTAAACTGAATCATTTTGGGAAACAAATTGTTTTtcgttatttttttatcaagtgGTCTTAATGAACTAGGTCACATAAAAGACTTCTCATCACTAATGTAATGCTCACCTTTCTTTCGTTTgtaaaaaagcacacaaacagtTGCACCAATAAGAAGCAGGACAGCAGCACATATTCCAGTTATTTGACCTGcagacagacctgaacctgaaAGAGTAAATAAGTCTTTAGTACTAGAGTgcaaatttagcttttttttttgcaacttttacACTTTTCTGCTTCCTTCATCGGCTGCATGATACTACTTTAACCGATGGTGAGTTTTTCACATCATTGAGCTGTCAGGAACACAATAGCAGTGTTAACATGAATTGCTCGATGTGAAGTTGATCATCtaaacaaaagtttaatatCGGGGTTGTATAGaggttaaaaagaaatatctgAAACCTTCAAGAAATTGtggaatgtttcttttttttggaaagcttCTTGAAATTTTCCACCGCTCTGCAACCCTACTTGACACCTGAGCCAAAGCTCAATTAAAGCTCACTATCCACGCACGAAACTAAGCGGTACTCACCAGTGACAGTAACACTGAAGCTCCTCGTGATGCTGAATCTGCTGTTGCTGATCTGTAGTGTATATTCTCCAGAATCCATTATTGtgatgttcatgatggtcagagatccagtctgatgatccagcttcagtctgtctctgaatctctcagtGCCGTTATT
This window of the Puntigrus tetrazona isolate hp1 chromosome 22, ASM1883169v1, whole genome shotgun sequence genome carries:
- the LOC122328154 gene encoding SLAM family member 5-like, translated to MIKEIQSVMEGDSVTLNIDFTEIDDMVDDIVWTIGDEKSCIAKHNKKKQTISIYDDVLDGRFRDRLKLDNQTGSLTIMNISTLHAGVYKVDLSGRQLTSKTFNVSVYARLPVPVISRNSSQCSSSSSSSSSCSLLCSAVNVGHVTLSWYKGNSLLSSISVSDLSISLSLPLEVEHQDKNTYSCVINNPIRNQTQHINVTQLCQPCPALDSHSPSQDDSLPILLISAGSLFVLALITISCIYSKRKRADQEVQTCIEEITYAETTFFKRKSRRLKIGEETHVDYASVVI